The Fretibacterium sp. OH1220_COT-178 genome includes a region encoding these proteins:
- the argC gene encoding N-acetyl-gamma-glutamyl-phosphate reductase, with amino-acid sequence MTTRFRAAVWGANGMAGGEVLRILAAHPSVGVSCAVSRSRSGQPVWHAHPHLRSAFPELVFSAPEEALEREADVAFLALPHGTAQPLIKVYLDRGGKVADLSADVRLRSASDYRRWYGAPPLHPELLERAVYGLPELHREALRGASLASGVGCNASCSILGLYPLARAGLVGEARIEVRVGSSEAGAAPTVGSHHPYRSRTLRVYEAFRHRHLAEILQELDLSEDRVTLTMTAVEMIRGVQMIAQVSLSRSVREAELWKLYRAAYADEPFVSLCPARPSHLRLPDPKLLTGSNRVLTGFSLHEDGRRLIVVCALDNLMKGAAGSAVQSANLMLGLPEGEGLGMLPVYPA; translated from the coding sequence ATGACGACGAGGTTTCGGGCGGCGGTCTGGGGGGCGAACGGCATGGCGGGGGGCGAGGTCCTGCGCATTCTGGCCGCGCACCCCTCCGTCGGGGTGTCCTGCGCCGTCTCGAGGAGCCGGAGCGGGCAGCCGGTATGGCATGCGCATCCGCACCTCCGGAGCGCGTTTCCGGAGCTCGTGTTCAGCGCCCCGGAGGAGGCTTTGGAGCGCGAGGCGGACGTCGCCTTTCTGGCCCTTCCCCACGGGACGGCGCAACCGCTCATCAAGGTCTATCTGGACAGAGGGGGCAAGGTGGCCGATCTGTCCGCGGACGTGCGCCTCCGGAGCGCGTCGGACTATCGGAGATGGTACGGGGCGCCCCCGCTCCATCCGGAGCTCCTGGAGCGGGCGGTCTACGGTCTTCCGGAGCTGCATCGGGAGGCGCTCAGGGGCGCCTCTCTGGCGAGCGGGGTGGGCTGCAACGCGTCCTGCTCCATCCTCGGCCTCTATCCCCTCGCCCGGGCGGGGCTCGTCGGGGAGGCCCGAATCGAGGTCCGGGTCGGATCGTCCGAGGCCGGGGCGGCGCCGACCGTCGGCAGCCATCACCCCTACCGCAGCCGGACGCTCCGCGTCTACGAGGCGTTCCGGCACCGTCACCTCGCGGAGATCCTACAGGAATTGGACCTCTCCGAGGATCGGGTCACCCTGACGATGACGGCGGTGGAGATGATCCGCGGCGTCCAGATGATCGCGCAGGTGTCGCTCTCCCGCTCCGTGCGGGAGGCGGAGCTCTGGAAGCTCTATCGCGCCGCCTATGCGGACGAGCCGTTCGTCTCGCTCTGCCCGGCACGCCCCTCGCACCTGCGCCTTCCCGACCCGAAGCTGCTGACCGGGAGCAATCGGGTTCTCACGGGGTTCTCCCTCCACGAGGACGGCAGGCGGCTGATCGTCGTATGCGCGCTGGACAACCTGATGAAGGGCGCGGCGGGCAGCGCCGTGCAGTCCGCGAACCTGATGCTGGGCCTTCCGGAGGGGGAGGGGTTGGGGATGCTGCCGGTCTATCCGGCATAA